TCCAACTCCGACAACACTTTTGAGGTTAGTAGCCTAGGTGTACAGAGGGCAATACTAGCCAAAGTCAATTCTCTAGTGGACATGAGGGCTAAGGTTGATAGTATTGAAGAGTCCATGAAATTTATAGCTGATAAATATGACTCCCTGCTGGCAGAAGTCATGGGTCTGCGTAAAGAAAATGGAGAGCTGAGGGCTAGGGTAGAGGTGCTGGAGAAGAAAGAGAAATCAAGTAAAGAGGTGATTAGCAATCTCTCTAGTGACTTAGCCGATCTAGACCAGTACGGAAGACGGTTAAATCTCGAGATTCATGGGTTGAAAGTAGTTGGCGATCCCAGGGAGGAAAATCTTTCAAACGTACTTGAGAAATTATCCAAGGACATCGGTATTGATTATAAGCCTGAAGACATCCATCAGGCCCACCGCCTTCAGCCGAGGAGAGATGGAAAGCCTCCCACAATCATCGTTCAGTACTACTCCAAGACATCAAGGGACCTCTGGCTGAAGAATGGAAGAAGGGCCAAGATAAGTGATGTGTACTTTAATGAGAACCTATGCCCGCAGTACAGACAATTACTTCGAGAGGCTAAACTTAGAGCTAAGACGCATAATTTTAGGTTTGTCTGGTTTAGTGGCGGGCGAATACTggcaaaaaaaggggaaaatgacAAAGATGTATTGGTTATCAAATCTTGGAATGACCTCAGCAAAATTGTGTAGGCCTAACATCAGTGTTGCTGGGCCTATAGTAGGCCTAATATctgaaattacactttttttgcCGGTAATGGTACAGTAcgtcttaatttattgttttatgttccttttcttctcattaaatattagtttttttgcaggtattaattgctttaattgtttgtgtttctgtgttcatggtttgaatttgttattgtttgttgttggGTATTGTTTGGCTGATCAGAGTCATGGGGATAATTCTACATGTGGTATATATAGcctttgttatgttttggttGAGATTTTTCATTGTCTGTTACAGTTAGGGTGTTATAATTTTGggtcttgttgtttattgttgtgtaggctactgtgttatatatttattctgttatttttattgttgtttgctcAAATCTTTCATGGATGTGGATTTAACTGATGAACGTTTACTATTcaatagttataacaattttgatgAGTGGTATACCACAGTAAATAGGAAAGTTCACAGTCTTGACATAGTCTACCTAAACATTAGGTCATTAATAAAGCACTGGGa
This Homalodisca vitripennis isolate AUS2020 chromosome 3, UT_GWSS_2.1, whole genome shotgun sequence DNA region includes the following protein-coding sequences:
- the LOC124358578 gene encoding uncharacterized protein LOC124358578 encodes the protein MGSKAPENCGICEEKLPKTGDYALCSSCGNGLHLDTCSIKKKTWNNMSVATQATWVCANCRKQKKGSTSQLDDEENILTSNSDNTFEVSSLGVQRAILAKVNSLVDMRAKVDSIEESMKFIADKYDSLLAEVMGLRKENGELRARVEVLEKKEKSSKEVISNLSSDLADLDQYGRRLNLEIHGLKVVGDPREENLSNVLEKLSKDIGIDYKPEDIHQAHRLQPRRDGKPPTIIVQYYSKTSRDLWLKNGRRAKISDVYFNENLCPQYRQLLREAKLRAKTHNFRFVWFSGGRILAKKGENDKDVLVIKSWNDLSKIV